In a single window of the Leisingera daeponensis DSM 23529 genome:
- the mmsB gene encoding 3-hydroxyisobutyrate dehydrogenase, giving the protein MKIGFIGLGNMGGPMAANLAKAGHQVTGFDMADVSIEGVTMAASGPEAAAGADAVITMLPNGAILRLVAAEVIPAMAKGATLIDCSTVDVDSARAVAAQAADAGLMFVDAPVSGGIGGAAGGTLTFMAGGSAEAFAKAEPLFDIMGQKAVHCGEAGAGQAAKICNNMILGVTMIATCEAFALADKLGLDRQKMFDVVSTSSGYSWSMNAYCPAPGVGPQSPADNNYRPGFAAELMLKDLGLSQQAAASADADTPMGELAMALYKKFVEEEGGKGMDFSAMLPRFEKRGREG; this is encoded by the coding sequence ATGAAGATCGGATTTATCGGACTTGGCAACATGGGCGGCCCGATGGCCGCAAACCTGGCCAAGGCGGGCCACCAGGTGACCGGCTTTGACATGGCCGATGTCAGCATCGAGGGCGTGACCATGGCGGCTTCCGGCCCCGAGGCCGCAGCGGGTGCCGATGCGGTGATCACCATGCTGCCCAACGGCGCCATCCTGCGCCTTGTTGCGGCTGAGGTGATCCCGGCGATGGCCAAGGGCGCGACCCTGATCGACTGCTCCACCGTCGACGTGGACTCCGCCCGCGCGGTTGCCGCTCAGGCTGCGGATGCGGGCCTGATGTTCGTGGACGCGCCGGTCTCCGGCGGCATCGGCGGCGCTGCGGGCGGCACGCTCACCTTCATGGCCGGCGGCAGCGCCGAAGCCTTCGCCAAGGCCGAGCCGCTGTTCGACATCATGGGCCAGAAGGCCGTGCATTGCGGCGAGGCCGGCGCAGGCCAGGCTGCGAAAATCTGCAACAACATGATCCTCGGCGTCACCATGATCGCCACCTGCGAGGCGTTTGCCCTGGCCGACAAGCTGGGTCTGGACCGGCAGAAGATGTTCGATGTGGTTTCCACCTCCTCCGGCTACAGCTGGAGCATGAACGCCTATTGCCCGGCCCCCGGTGTCGGCCCGCAGTCGCCCGCCGACAACAACTACCGGCCCGGCTTCGCGGCGGAGCTGATGCTCAAGGATCTGGGCCTCAGCCAGCAGGCCGCCGCCAGCGCCGATGCAGACACCCCGATGGGCGAGCTGGCAATGGCGCTCTACAAGAAGTTCGTCGAGGAAGAAGGCGGCAAGGGCATGGACTTCTCCGCCATGCTGCCCCGGTTCGAAAAGCGCGGCCGCGAAGGCTGA
- a CDS encoding choice-of-anchor L domain-containing protein → MATATELSIDTTASALQMAEEIFGDGVTVTSAAYSGDALSSGIYSGADTTTPGVAPADSGVILSTGYARDFTNSDGSTNTNQRTDTTTNTAGVDGDADFNALAGTQTFDASILEVEFIPDGDTLTIDFVLSSEEYPEFVNSQYNDVIGVWVNGVEAKVSIGDGTASIGNINDGSENIYVDNTGDGFNTEMDGFTITLTFVAPVNAGEVNTLKIGVADTSDVAYDTNLLIAGGSVQTAIVAEDDQEDIAIGKTRVIDVLENDSTAAGGTLSITHINDHAVSAGDTVTLATGQQITLNADGTLTVVADGDLETVHFNYTADNGEGNSDTGLVEIKQTVPCFLRGTLIRVPGGEVPVEDLRPGMEVLTLDNGPQVLQWTGSRRTACTARTAPIRFAAGSFGNSCDLYVSPQHRMVVSGPLAELLFGEPEVLVKAKDLVNGTTIRPALELEQADYFHLLFGSHQILWANGALSESYQPGPETAAGFDAETQAEIRELFPELCAKSGRGFGTAARLSLRGFEARVIAAA, encoded by the coding sequence ATGGCAACCGCAACGGAACTGAGCATCGACACTACCGCCAGCGCTTTGCAGATGGCAGAGGAAATTTTCGGCGACGGCGTCACGGTGACCAGCGCCGCCTACAGCGGCGATGCGCTGTCCTCGGGCATCTATTCCGGCGCGGATACCACCACGCCGGGGGTGGCGCCTGCGGATTCCGGCGTGATCCTGTCAACCGGCTACGCCCGCGACTTCACCAACAGCGACGGCAGCACCAACACCAACCAGCGGACCGATACCACCACCAACACCGCCGGTGTGGACGGGGATGCAGATTTCAACGCGCTGGCGGGCACCCAGACCTTTGACGCTTCCATTCTCGAGGTCGAATTCATCCCCGACGGCGACACGCTGACCATAGACTTCGTGCTCTCCTCCGAGGAGTACCCGGAGTTCGTGAACTCACAGTACAACGACGTGATCGGCGTCTGGGTGAACGGGGTCGAGGCGAAGGTCTCCATCGGCGACGGCACCGCCTCGATCGGCAATATCAACGACGGCAGCGAGAACATCTACGTCGACAACACCGGCGACGGCTTCAATACGGAGATGGACGGCTTCACCATCACCCTGACATTTGTCGCGCCGGTGAACGCGGGTGAGGTCAACACCCTGAAAATCGGTGTCGCGGACACCTCCGACGTCGCCTATGATACCAACCTGCTGATTGCGGGCGGTTCGGTGCAGACCGCGATTGTTGCCGAAGACGATCAGGAAGACATCGCCATCGGCAAGACCAGGGTCATAGATGTCCTGGAAAACGACAGCACCGCCGCCGGCGGCACGCTGAGCATCACCCATATCAACGACCACGCGGTCTCTGCGGGCGATACCGTCACACTGGCCACAGGCCAGCAGATCACCCTGAACGCCGATGGCACCCTTACCGTGGTCGCCGACGGCGACCTGGAAACCGTCCATTTCAACTACACCGCGGACAACGGCGAGGGCAATTCCGACACTGGCCTGGTGGAGATCAAACAGACCGTCCCCTGCTTTCTGCGCGGCACCCTGATCCGGGTGCCCGGCGGCGAGGTTCCGGTCGAGGATCTGCGCCCCGGCATGGAGGTCCTGACCTTGGACAACGGCCCGCAGGTGCTGCAATGGACCGGCAGCCGCCGCACCGCCTGCACGGCCCGCACCGCCCCGATCCGCTTCGCCGCAGGCAGTTTTGGCAACAGCTGCGACCTCTATGTCTCGCCCCAGCACCGCATGGTCGTCTCCGGCCCGCTGGCCGAGCTGCTGTTTGGCGAACCCGAAGTCCTGGTCAAGGCCAAGGACCTGGTCAACGGAACCACCATCCGCCCGGCGCTGGAGCTGGAACAGGCGGACTATTTCCACCTGCTGTTCGGCAGCCATCAGATTCTCTGGGCCAACGGCGCCCTCAGCGAAAGCTATCAGCCCGGTCCGGAAACCGCGGCCGGCTTTGACGCGGAAACGCAGGCGGAAATCCGCGAGTTGTTCCCTGAACTGTGCGCAAAAAGCGGCCGCGGCTTCGGCACCGCCGCGCGGCTGTCGCTGCGCGGCTTCGAAGCGCGGGTTATTGCC